One region of Fragaria vesca subsp. vesca linkage group LG4, FraVesHawaii_1.0, whole genome shotgun sequence genomic DNA includes:
- the LOC101297056 gene encoding uncharacterized protein LOC101297056, translating to MSNKSPIFPMPEPQHFSDYGFDPQMDYFQVLEEARRHKRDGPRSIDSIHFKLQKPISKDDHYSKKQPHNKKKRWWKSALLFFKWGWTHHHRHTRPGGREDVHQARAKAFRGSISGPVYITESRSGSSTPYRTASRPSSGPLAGTMSPVSKGEMEIPYLSLRELNMEQQQRVSTSSAMPIYLVT from the exons ATGTCGAACAAGTCACCCATTTTCCCGATGCCGGAGCCCCAGCACTTCAGCGACTACGGCTTCGACCCCCAAATGGACTATTTCCAG GTCCTTGAAGAAGCCAGAAGGCACAAGCGTGACGGACCAAGATCCATAGACTCGATTCACTTCAAGCTCCAGAAGCCCATTTCTAAAGACGACCACTACTCCAAGAAGCAGCCTCACAATAAGAAGAAGCGCTGGTGGAAGAGCGCTTTGCTTTTCTTCAAATGGGGCTGGACCCACCACCACCGCCACACCCGCCCCGGCGGCCGGGAGGACGTGCACCAGGCCAGGGCCAAGGCTTTCCGGGGTTCGATTTCTGGGCCGGTTTATATCACAGAAAGCAGAAGTGGGTCGAGCACGCCGTACCGGACAGCGAGCCGGCCGTCGTCGGGGCCGCTGGCTGGGACTATGTCGCCGGTGAGCAAAGGGGAGATGGAGATTCCGTATCTGAGCCTCAGGGAGCTTAACATGGAGCAGCAACAGAGGGTGTCTACCTCATCAGCCATGCCCATTTACTTGGTCACTTGA